The nucleotide sequence TTAAAGTTTAACAGCTGACATCGAAAAGTGAGCTCGACAATATTCTTTGGTATTTTCTCCGGAGAAATTTATCATTTTCACGAGGAATGGGAATGCATCAGATTTACATGGATGCTCCTGACATACGTATTTGTCAACTActtgttaaataaaaatttccACGGAAGGAAAAAATAATGATTATATTAACACATTTTCAACTCAATCCACGAGGAGGAGGCGGACAGGGAAGAAGATGAGGTTGCGTCCACACGTTTGGTTAAAGAAGAATGTGAACAAGAATAGTACGATTTGCTGTACAATTAGAGGCCTGTGCAGCATTACGGATTCAATATGGCGGTGCGATCCATAGTTCTGAATGACACTCAAGTAGACCGGGTGTCTGGGAAGGCAACAAGGTCATTTTCCCGTAGGCCTTCTCAATGGCGAGGTAAGAAATGTGCGTTGGCATGTCTATTTGTGTTCAAGTTTCCCTCACTGTGGTCCAGTCTATGGTTGATGCGTTTTACATTGTTTAGGGTTGATCTGAGGTTTAAATATGCTTATATGGATCCTTCTGTGCATGTTTGTGTCAGACGTGAGCTAATCCAGTGTCTGACACCATTGCAATAGGTAAATGCATATGGACTTTTGTTAATGTTCTGCTGGCTGCACAGCCTCTTCCATAGGTATGCAGCTGAATTGTTAAGACCATCACACTTCATGCGTGTCTCATATTTACAATTACGTAAATCGTCTGCATAAAAAATTATTAGGTGGTTATTCGGTTCATAATTCCAAATCTAACTGGGGTCACATATGTTTGCGTCATGTCAGGTGGAAGGGTTTAGGTTAATTGTTTTTCCGGTACTCATTCAGGCTATACGTGATTGGTCCATTGTGAAATGAAATCCCCTACAGCATACGGGTAATGCTGGGACTCGGCTGGTTCAGCATAGAAGCTTACGCTCTATATGCTACCAAGTCATTTGAGTACGGGTTGACATGCATTACATTTTGCGATTTCCAGGGTCTGTAGTTTACGATATGTGTTGTTTAGGAGTAAGGATCACGCTGTTATCTGCACGCAATTCAAAGGCAAAATGAGTGCTGGAAGAAAGTTTCTACTGTTGCGTTCAGAAAATAATCTATTTATCTTGTCATTTCTAGGTTGCCAGTCACCTGGTTCTTTtcacttttcttttgctgttaCATACCTGTTGTGATTTTAACCTTGTAACACTGTCTCCGAACTCTATAGGTTGTCGTTTGATCAATGTCATATCACTTGCTGAAATGCCAAGAAGTTGCAAATACTGGCCCTCTAAAAGGTTTGGAGTCCATCAGGTGATGCATGATGTGTTAGGAAAGAGGGAGTGCGTGGAAGGGAATTCTCCGCCGCCCACACAACAACAATTGGTAGGAGGATTCCATAGGACATACCTGGGTGCTGAATTGAAGGCTATCAGCATATGAAATGATGAACATGTAATGGATCTACGAAATTTGCTTTGTTTCGTAATAAGCTTTCGTTCGAAATGACACTCTTACTTGTAATCCACTTTATACTGCTTTTTGATTTAGTTTAAAGACAGTTTTTTCTTAGCCTCATTCAATTGTATCAAGCACGATTAAATATGTCCTATGGTGATAAATTCATTAGTTCGGGATGCCTTCTACCACCTTGAATGCTTCTGCGAAGCCTTTTGCAGACGTTATTCTTATCAATCTTTTCACTGAGAATCCCCACTTTTGGTCTGCAACCGTTATCACAGTCTGAATGTCGTCATTACTCCTTCCGGTTACATATATTCACTCAGCATTCGCTGTGAGTGGTGTCCTCTATGGGATACACTATTGTATGTGTTCTTTTCTGTAGAGGCTGGCTTCACTTCATCCTTTTGCATGAATTAATGTCCTCCTAAATTACTCTTTGTACAGTCTTGCAAATCATAATGAGACACCAGTAACACTTATTTTGCGTTCATATGGGATGATAACGTAGCCGGTCGACTTAGGTGTAACTGATTACATGGTATGCCTTCCGATTACCGTGTGATAGCATCATGTTTATTACtttcttaatttcttgttgtaTTGTTAAATATTAGCTCCAGTGCAAAGCACTTTGTTGGCATAACGAAATTATAAATTCTGGGTAAACAACCAAATCGAATAATAGAAATTTAAGGtatatgtgtggttgtttatggAGAACGTGAAACATACATAATGTATTGTTTATTCTCATTGAACACATTGAGATTGAAAATGCTCAATGAACCGATGGTTCCCCTCATGTTGCTTAGCATGAAGAATGCTGCATTCGTGAGTTTAATGTTATAGCAAAGAGCTAGGTTTCCTGAGCAATATTAACTTCACCGGAATGTGGATTTTGTTAACTATGTTGTCACGGGTAGGTTACGGTACTTAGTTTGTAAGTGAGACCTTTATCCGAATAATTTGTCAACCACCTGATATCATATCATGAAAATAAAGTTTCTGGGAATGAGAGTAAAGTTGCTAAGGAAATTTAATCAAATTGTCATAGACACCGCACTTAATACCATGATCGTCGTACTTCTGGGAATACAAATTTTCATGAAAAAAAAGGGTAACAGACACTAACAGTAGGTGCATAAAATACACTACCTGAGTACCATAGTTCAGTAACAAAATTTGGGAAGCGATGCAGTGGAATGGTTCTGGTAGTGTACGGATCCATGGTAGGCGAGAGCTGTAGTTTCCTAGCTATTCAGGAAGAGTCAGAATCCAAGTCGACCAAGTCTGGGTTGTTACAACGGCGAAGGTACCTGTATGAGGAACGGAGCTCCCGGTGGCAGGACTTCACTGCACCAAGCTCCCATTGTAGTTCATAGTTGACTGACAGGGATTCGTCTAGGAGATCGTAGTTGTAGTCATCGAGGTGTTTTCCAGAAACCTCCAGTAAGATTCGGATCATCTCCGACGCGGCATCTTCCCACGCAAGGTAGGTACATCACCTGCTCCCCTTCCCCGTGTGCTTCTTATCAGTGCGGTGACCTCGTCTGGGTGTTCGGTTGGCCACCGTTTCTGCGTCTGTCGATCTTTAAGTGAGATACGCTCCGGCACATCCCCGCGTGCTTCAGCGATTAGAGCACGGATGTGCTCGATGGATGCTGCCTCCTCAAAAGAGGCTTGCACTGGATTGCTGTCGGACATTCCTTACGGTCTAGGCGCTCACTGAAAGTAGTCGGAATTGTCTATCTACTCCTGCAGCAGTATGATAGGTTTAGTGTCTTCATAAAACAATAGCATCAAGTTGTAGTGGGTTCCCCATATATAGTGGACGTTAGAAGGTTCTAGGGTTTACTTTGTCCGTCGTGGTAGAATtggtaaattttttttcgaaatcaCAATTTTAAACTCTTTTATAAAACTTTTCTAAAATTAAACAGCATATTATCAACTGATCTATGGTGTTAACTGATAGGTTTGTTATCGTAGTTGTAAGGATCGAACCGATTAGACTATTGGTTCActgatttttttattcaattcaggAATCACTAATTGAATCGTTAAAATCGGttctacataaataaaaaaattaattagtcaAAATTCTAAAATTATATATGGTAGTACTTATCAATAAATAATATTGATAAATATCATATAAGTGTAAAAACATAATTATATTGTCATTAATNNNNNNNNNNNNNNNNNNNATAAAGGTTTGATACTtttatttatacatatttaaataatatttgtatgaataattatgaataatcaaacggataattaatttaaatatacgtgcatgtaaaattaaaataatatgtaAAGAAATTATTTAGCGACAACAGGAACATATAGCATAAGTAGGATTTAGGTTCAAACCACTTCATCTATTTTTGACGGAAAATAAAGTTTTTTGATGATATAGTTCTTCTTCCAGATTAACAAGGTTACTTTTGTAACATTCTTTAATACGCGCTTCATTATTTTCTTTACTATAATGAATCCTTTCATTATTGTCTTCTCTAATTATAAATCTCCTTATAAAATACATTTGGTATATTTAAACTCTTTGTACTATCGTCGCTGAAAATTTCAAGTACCATTATAAAATTCTAGATTTTTTTTATCATGTTGTTCTTAAATTATACATTACACTGTTTATTCGAAGAGTTTTATCTTTCCTGAAACACGTGTGACGTTAAATACTTTGTTAACGGATACAAAGGGATAACGAAGTTGAAGTGCGTAACAAAATTGATTATATAATAAGAGACAAATTTATAGAATTCCTAGCACAAGTGACAAATTTTTTGTTCGACAACatatttttactattattttcaAAGTTTGTTTTACTTTTTCTCACAATTTTTCCTAGATTTTCCTATTACTTATGCTTGGGGTTAATTAATCACAAATTTGCGTCTTGCATAGCAAAATTTATCAATCATAAAATACAGATGACATAACCAAAATCATTTTACGAATGTTgattaatcacaaaataaaaagggATAAATTGTATTTTAATAATGTTGTAAAAGATAAATTAGGGTTTTTTCCAATTAGTTATTTCCCATTAATGTTAACTTAAACAATAATAAGGTAAAAACTAGTAACAAttgtaaataataatttattctacATATTTATACCGCCAAAATTCCTCCTTATTATATCCCATTCGTTTTTATTCATTGGTAATCTTCAGTTGTCTATGTTGAATATAAATTGAATTGATTGAGATggttttttgttttccatttagTCATATAATTGTCATGAGGAATGCGTTGCTTAGTAATATGTTTTAGATTATCATCATTGAGGATACTAATTAATTCTGGAGGAGATAAATCTCAAAACACAAAATTAATATCTAAacttcaacttttttttttactagACAATGAGCACATCTAttattttctttataaatttgTACAAAAAAAGCACTCCAATCCTTCTTTTTTCACTCATTTACTTTTCTAATTATATTTGCATCTATTATTCTATTttgcactccagtccttccttttTCACTCATTCACTTTTCTAATTATATTTGCATCTATTATTCTATTTTGCTAACAAGAGCATTAATACAGTTCTTTTAATTAGGTCCAATGTTTGTTATTGTTTTGGTTAATAGCCCAATCTTTCTTAAATTGGGCTTCGCCATCTCACTCATCCCAATTGTTGTTTCTACATATTTTCAACTAGTCTACGTCTAAGGTTTCGCCACTTCCTCTATAAACAATAACAAAGAAAGCGCAGCAGAAGCGGAGAAGCGGAGAAGAAAGATGGTGAAGTTCTTGAAACCAAACAAAGCAGTTATCGTGCTACAAGGCTGATACGCGGGTCAGAAAGCCGTCATCATACGCGCCTTCGACGATGGCACCCGGGACCACCCCTACGACCACTGCCTCGTCACCGGGATCAAGAAGTACCCTTCGAAGGTTGTGAAGAGGGACTCCGCCAAGAAGACAGTGAAGAAGTTGCACGTCAAGGCGTTCGTTAAGATGGTTAACTACTAACATGTGATGCCCACGCGCTACACACTTGACGTAGATTTGAAGGATGCCATCATAGTCGAGTCTCTTCAGGCGAAGGATAAGAAGGTTGCGGCACTTAAAGAGACCAAGAAGAGCCTCGAGGAGAGGTTCAAGACTGGCAAAAATCGTTGGTTCTTCACCAAGCTCAAATTCTAAGCATTTCAAAAAACGGTGTCGTTTTCCATTTTACTTATCTTTGAAAATTTCTTAGTATTAGTTTTGGGGATTTTTGTGTTGTGAGCTTATTCAGGATCTGTTTGGATTTAATAGTTTCATTTCTTATATTATGTTTTCCAAAGGATGCATTTCATCAAATTCTACATTTTGGGTCATATGCCAGTAGATAACTGTGGCTATTGTCTGTTGAATCTAATTTGTCTTAAGTATTTAATTTAGTTTAATCTAATAAAAATAGCTTACTAATAAATTGAGTAAACGTGTTACAAGTTTTACAAATTTTGTACATAAGATTGTTAAGCCTAGTTGGTCTGAATACCATTAAGAAAATGGAGAAATGATACTTGAATATGTAGGAGTAAACAAACACCCTAAATATAGATAGAAAGAATTGCTAGATCGTGGCTCCATGTTTTTGAACACATTGAAGATTCATTCATTTAGGGTCACAGGAGGATGATCTAGTTAAGGCTAAGATTTGAACCAAATTCTCTGTATTTCTATTTCATGTAGGCACCAATGAACACATGCTATAGTGCTATACCATGCTATTCAATCATGTTTCTCTTTCAGTTCTCATTTTAACTATCCAGTTCTTCATATGGGAAACCATGACATCCAAATATGGAACTTCTCAAATTCACATGGCCCCAGGCCTTGTAGCTTGGACTTTTTTTTTGTTGACTTAATCTTTTATATCTTAGCTTGTTATATTAACAATTATTACAATTTACATCCTTTAGCTTTACGGGTCTATTATCACTTGATTGCAATAGGAAAAAGATAGGATGCACATGAATTTAATTTCGTTTATTATGATGATGATTTGATGTTTGATATTTGGAATAAAACACAATTAcaaaattgaatttaatttatataaaaagaatttaattaTATGGATCAGAATGCCTATAACTGGAATTGGCTTCTCATTTTTCTCTTCCCCACCCGACAACCCCACCCAGTTGCAGGAATTGAATTCTCGTATAATTTCAAAACAGATAATTTTAATTGGCTATTGTAATTTTATCATGTCCAATTCTCAGAAATATTCAAATTTATGTCATTATTTAGCGTAAAATCTAAAGAATTCAATTCTATAATGTTCGGAACGCTCAATTCGGAATACATCCTCGTGGTTAAAATTATTCATTTCCCAATTCTAGAATCATCCAAAGAGGGCAAAGTATTTTTAGCTTCAAATATTCAATATTTCAATGTATTTACTATTTACAacgtttatttttttaatatttttaatcttttttaataaGAATATAAAATAACATTAAGCAATTGGCAATCTAATTAGTTTGGGTTACCAGAATGGCATAGCATTTTTGACTTGTAAATCATACCTTGGAGATTTACTAAACTAGAACACATTATATTGTACACAAATGACATACAACTAAGTGAATTcagatttattttaaatttgccAAAAGATAGAAAATTGAGTGGTATtgttttgaataataataatgataatatgtTTAATAATACTATTATCTTGGAAATGGAGAATGAGCGAGATGAAAAGTTATTTTTTGCAAGTTCATATTGGCTAGAGACGGTTAAAAAGGACCGCAGATAAACAATAATTACagaatttagaaaattttaagaaaaaagattcaaacttaacCACTAATAGATCACATCAATTAACTTGAGCAAAGAGATTCAGCTTCGTATATACATAGGCACTAAAATAAAAGCATAGGCACATCTTAGAAAGTAGCAACACCTAAGTTTTAATTCAAATGAGGAATGTCTATCAGCTAATAATAGCAAGATTACAACTTTAAGGTAAAAGTAATAAATTCTTCATCGTAATTACGAGATAAGGGCAATGTATTTAACATGGCCTTGAGATCTTTAACAATTTCATAAGTCCTTTCTAGATGTGTGATCTTGACAACTTTCAAGCCATGCCACCAACACTCAGGACCCCTTGAAAAGTAATAGCACTCACCCTTCTTACTTCCCATTAGCATCTCATAGAAATACTATTGTTTTTATGAAATAACTGAAAAAGTTAGAGGCTCCATAACCTTTTATTTATGTTGATAACTACTTGAACGCTCAACAAATAAAACACGCTACTCGAATTAAAGTAAAGTTGTAAATGagaaaacaaaacagaaaattGGGAGACAATAACATACCACCATGAATGCCCTCATATTAAAATTATAATGCAAGCTGAATGAAATAGTTTCCGGGAAGCAACTTGAAAGCAACCAATTCATAACAGGAAAATAGCAAGTTTGCCTATCCGAGACAACACATAATTGCATGTGTTTAATACTTGGTAGAGATGATGAACCTTGCAATATATCTACGCTTTCTATAATCTACATAATTTGGGGTACAAaaagacaaataaataaatatatatggcAAAAATGCAAGCAGAAGGAACCAATTAAGTAGAAAGACTATACTTACTGGATATGgttggatgataaaaacaaacaGAGACGTCAAAACCTCTTGGGGTACAATATTTTGGATAAATTGCCTCAATCTATCAGCATCCTGATGATTCAAGTGGATATGAGCATTGACTTCTAGTTGATTAGAAATTCCACGAAAAGATATAACAGGTTCATCTTTTCCACTATACTCACATGATAATAAATTTGGAGCATCAATATTGATCTCTTTCAAGTTAGAGCAATTTGTTAACTCCGAGAACTTGAGTTGAGAACCTGAAATATTAATCCTCTCACACAAAGAACAATGTTTCAATATCAAACTCTCAAGGAATGGAAtcttgggcaattgttcaagtaaCCACATCTTTACTCTCACACAAAATAAGCTCAACCATCTCAAACTTTTGTAACTACCTAAATTCAGCTTGAAAGATGCATCCACAATACCGGCAAGATAACATAAGTTCTCAACTAGCTTTAGCTTTTGTAGACCATGCAAGCTTAACGATTTCACATAATTGGCCCTAGAATGGTAATTCAGGCAAATTAATAAAATCCTTGTCGCAAGCAGACAATATGGGAAAAGAAAACCATGTTTCTCTCCACGACTTTGACAAAACACTAGTCCTAGCTGCGTCTTTGTCTCGCAACCTTCCGAGGAT is from Arachis ipaensis cultivar K30076 chromosome B01, Araip1.1, whole genome shotgun sequence and encodes:
- the LOC107619926 gene encoding uncharacterized protein LOC107619926; this encodes MWLLEQLPKIPFLESLILKHCSLCERINISGSQLKFSELTNCSNLKEINIDAPNLLSCEYSGKDEPVISFRGISNQLEVNAHIHLNHQDADRLRQFIQNIVPQEVLTSLFVFIIQPYPIIESVDILQGSSSLPSIKHMQLCVVSDRQTCYFPVMNWLLSSCFPETISFSLHYNFNMRAFMVYFYEMLMGSKKGECYYFSRGPECWWHGLKVVKITHLERTYEIVKDLKAMLNTLPLSRNYDEEFITFTLKL